One Brassica oleracea var. oleracea cultivar TO1000 chromosome C7, BOL, whole genome shotgun sequence genomic window carries:
- the LOC106302291 gene encoding uncharacterized protein LOC106302291: MGCPLCGKNTYSKWLKFSRKHVYMGHRKGLPPSHSFRGKKKWFDGKAEQGRRGRILTGRDISQNLRNFHNDFGNFKCSASKRKRVQCSADVGSDSEVIPSESEEDEEEEEEVLVDEDELSRWKKRSIFFKLPYWEELPVRHNLDVIHVERNVAASLVSTLLHYGKSKDGLAARKDLEDMGIRPELHPKIQGKRTYLPPAPWSLSKTEKKIFCRRLFDFKGPDGYCSNISRGVSLDDYKVSGLKSHDYHVLMQQLLPIALKGLLPKGPRLAIFRLCAFFNLLCQRVIDWEKLLVMEAEIVETLCLFERFFPPSLFDIMLHLTVHLGREARLGGPVHFRWMYPFERYMKVLKDFVRNPARPEGCIAESYLAEECIRFCSEFLKKTTNVQEKVPLDSTEHEETLKWIAYGPRCSARSYTGFIVNGQRFHTISVDRKSQNSGVYYEASAVCRSSAKDTSQVVDLVSYYGRVTYIILMDYNVFYVPLFRCQWAVKGNGVKIEDGFTLVNMNQSQASFASDPYILASQAKQVFYSREDESSNWYIVMRGPSRRYSKEDIQEGNADIGPLPSNFDMDVDMDEAENARTDCEGIYV; the protein is encoded by the exons ATGGGGTGTCCGTTATGTGGGAAAAATACATATAGCAAGTGGTTGAAGTTCAGTAGAAAACATGTGTACATGGGCCATAGAAAGGGTCTGCCACCAAGTCATAGTTTTAGAGGCAAGAAGAAATGGTTTGATGGAAAAGCTGAACAAGGGAGAAGGGGAAGAATACTAACTGGTCGTGACATTTCTCAAAACCTCAGAAATTTCCACAATGATTTCGGAAATTTCAAATGTTCTGCAAGTAAGAGAAAAAGGGTTCAGTGTTCTGCTGATGTAGGCTCAGATTCTGAGGTTATACCGAGTGAATCAGAGGAAGATGAAGAGGAAGAGGAAGAAGTACTAGTTGATGAAGATGAGTTATCTAGATGGAAGAAGAGGTCAATCTTCTTCAAGCTACCTTATTGGGAG GAACTCCCGGTTAGGCACAACTTAGATGTAATCCATGTGGAGAGAAATGTTGCTGCGAGTTTAGTTTCGACGTTGTTGCACTATGGGAAATCAAAAGATGGTCTTGCGGCTCGCAAGGATCTTGAGGACATGGGTATTAGGCCGGAGTTGCATCCTAAAATCCAGGGTAAACGAACCTATCTGCCTCCAGCACCGTGGTCTTTGTCTAAAACAGAGAAGAAGATCTTTTGCCGGCGTCTTTTTGACTTCAAAGGGCCAGATGGATATTGTTCTAACATATCAAGAGGTGTTTCATTAGATGACTATAAAGTCAGTGGTCTGAAATCACATGACTACCACGTCCTGATGCAACAACTTCTGCCGATTGCACTTAAAGGGTTGCTACCTAAAGGACCGAGGCTTGCAATATTTAGGTTATGCGCTTTCTTCAATCTGCTGTGTCAGAGAGTCATTGACTGGGAGAAGCTTCTGGTTATGGAAGCTGAGATTGTTGAGACTCTGTGCTTGTTTGAAAGATTTTTTCCTCCAAGTTTGTTTGATATCATGCTCCATTTGACTGTGCATCTAGGAAGAGAAGCTCGGCTTGGTGGACCAGTCCACTTTAGATGGATGTACCCTTTTGAAAG GTACATGAAAGTTCTCAAAGACTTTGTGAGAAATCCTGCAAGGCCCGAGGGATGCATTGCTGAGTCCTATCTAGCCGAGGAATGTATCCGGTTTTGCAGTGAGTTCCTGAAGAAGACAACAAATGTCCAAGAGAAA GTGCCACTTGATTCAACCGAACATGAAGAAACACTTAAGTGGATAGCTTATGGGCCTCGTTGTTCTGCAAGGTCGTACACAGGATTCATAGTTAATGGACAGAGGTTTCACACAATATCAGTTGATAGGAAAAGTCAGAATAGTGGGGTTTATTATGAGGCTTCAGCAGTTTGTAGATCGAGTGCCAAAGATACATCTCAGGTCGTCGATTTAGTATCTTACTATGGCAGAGTCACATACATCATCTTGATGGACTATAATGTCTTCTATGTTCCTCTGTTCCGGTGTCAATGGGCAGTAAAGGGTAATGGAGTGAAGATTGAAGATGGTTTTACACTTGTCAACATGAATCAAAGTCAAGCATCCTTTGCAAGTGACCCGTACATACTAGCATCTCAAGCAAAGCAAGTATTTTACTCTAGGGAAGATGAGTCATCAAATTGGTATATTGTCATGAGAGGTCCTTCTAGAAGATACAGTAAGGAAGATATTCAAGAGGGAAATGCAGACATTGGGCCATTGCCATCAAATTTTGACATGGATGTCGACATGGATGAAGCTGAGAATGCGAGAACTGATTGCGAAGGGATATATGTGTGA
- the LOC106305321 gene encoding CRIB domain-containing protein RIC6 encodes MQLTMSSSKMKSLLKGLRYISQVFESGKEEEIEIGNPTDVKHVAHIGWDGPSATPASAPSWMNEFKNGGGFESGQGGGEDDSSVKCMSECGGRTRDLPKLPKSSRKAASEKGSPTREISSDKTKRRSSKKGTTSSSRRPKEVSELNERASLQEAPKKSRRKKKTKEIGGSTRSIRRSDVDNMSDYMSETGSIRSMPQFDNRDDF; translated from the exons ATGCAACTGACAATGTCAAGCTCCAAGATGAAAAGCCTCTTGAAAGGCCTACGATACATTTCTCAAGTTTTTG AAAGTGGAAAAGAAGAAGAGATAGAGATAGGGAATCCAACGGACGTAAAGCATGTTGCTCATATTGGTTGGGATGGTCCATCCGCTACTCCTGCCTCCGCACCAAGCTGG ATGAATGAGTTCAAAAATGGTGGAGGATTCGAATCTGGACAAGGAGGCGGAGAAGATGATTCATCCGTGAAATGTATGTCGGAATGTGGCGGTCGGACCAGAGATTTACCAAAACTACCAAAATCTTCGAGGAAAGCGGCTTCCGAGAAAGGTTCTCCGACAAGGGAAATATCATCTGACAAAACTAAACGAAGGTCTTCGAAGAAAGGAACAACATCATCGTCAAGAAGACCAAAGGAAGTGTCTGAACTAAATGAGCGTGCTTCGTTACAGGAAGCTCCGAAGAAATCGAGGAGGAAGAAGAAGACGAAAGAAATTGGAGGATCAACTAGATCGATACGAAGATCTGACGTGGATAACATGTCGGATTATATGTCTGAAACTGGTTCTATAAGATCTATGCCTCAATTCGACAACAGAGATGACTTTTGA